The following proteins are co-located in the Nitrospirota bacterium genome:
- a CDS encoding GspL/Epsl periplasmic domain-containing protein codes for VAQLADHVLEVLERIGVLCQNRDILEALAGAGMDPRAVCSVQAAAVLETAPSPEALPGLLLEGVKIDERQRLLLAFKEMESPRVNLRRGEFSYTRETERVKRSLRLAALGAVLLALVLAGDLSLKAHAFKRDAARLEAQIMESYRTAFPSEKPASAQGLGYKMRARLSQLRAEDEALTGVDPLAVLMELQGAGLKGAVLREISMEKEVLVLKGEAATLSQVEHARSRLGELYPEVNLTGTGQSARDKVDFTITARGKKK; via the coding sequence CGTGGCACAATTGGCCGACCATGTCCTGGAAGTACTGGAGCGAATCGGCGTTCTCTGCCAGAATCGCGACATCCTGGAGGCACTGGCCGGGGCCGGCATGGACCCCCGGGCGGTCTGCTCGGTGCAGGCCGCGGCGGTCCTGGAGACAGCGCCCTCCCCGGAGGCGCTTCCGGGGCTCCTTCTGGAGGGGGTGAAGATAGACGAGAGGCAGCGGCTCCTCCTTGCCTTCAAGGAGATGGAGTCCCCGCGGGTCAACCTCCGGCGGGGCGAGTTCTCCTACACCCGGGAGACCGAGCGGGTGAAGCGTTCCCTCAGGCTTGCCGCCCTGGGGGCGGTGCTCCTGGCCCTGGTGCTGGCCGGGGACCTGAGCTTGAAGGCACACGCCTTCAAGCGCGACGCCGCCCGACTGGAAGCGCAAATCATGGAGTCTTACAGGACGGCCTTCCCTTCCGAGAAGCCCGCCAGTGCGCAGGGGCTGGGCTACAAGATGCGCGCCCGGCTTTCGCAACTCCGCGCCGAGGACGAAGCCCTTACGGGCGTGGACCCCCTGGCCGTGCTCATGGAGCTTCAGGGAGCCGGGCTCAAGGGCGCCGTGCTCCGGGAGATAAGCATGGAGAAGGAGGTTCTCGTCCTGAAGGGCGAGGCCGCGACCCTGAGCCAGGTGGAGCACGCCCGGAGCCGCCTCGGGGAGCTCTATCCCGAGGTCAATCTCACCGGCACGGGGCAGTCGGCCAGGGACAAGGTGGACTTCACCATAACGGCCCGGGGGAAGAAGAAATGA
- the gspN gene encoding type II secretion system protein GspN: MKKALAACLIVAALIWGAWLVALPQEVLLARVEDALAQGQVRADITGFRKGLFYNFHADAVDISASGVRVLRVQDLRGRLLFLPLLRLTAALDLRGRAGGGPLSGRVELGRSGYGVRMDAAGARLEELGLVQSNRLPWKGEVRADLAVTNGRGSVTFSVRKTRLGPLSLYGMSIPLESVRDIRGAVRIRGATLVVESISLEGPDIYARVSGNIRGSRADLTLEVMPVGDRFSDPLLGQLLARYKVAPGHYVIPVKQSLRF; this comes from the coding sequence ATGAAAAAGGCCCTGGCGGCTTGTCTCATCGTAGCGGCCCTGATATGGGGGGCCTGGCTGGTTGCCCTCCCCCAGGAGGTGCTGCTCGCGCGCGTCGAGGACGCCCTGGCCCAGGGCCAGGTGCGGGCCGACATCACGGGGTTCAGGAAGGGGCTCTTCTACAATTTTCACGCCGACGCCGTGGACATCTCGGCCTCGGGGGTGCGGGTCCTCAGGGTGCAGGACCTCAGGGGGCGCCTCCTGTTTCTTCCCCTTCTCCGGCTCACCGCGGCCCTGGACCTCAGGGGCCGGGCCGGAGGGGGCCCCCTTAGCGGAAGGGTGGAGCTTGGCCGGTCGGGCTACGGCGTGCGCATGGATGCCGCAGGCGCCCGGCTCGAGGAGCTGGGCCTTGTCCAGAGCAACCGGCTGCCCTGGAAAGGCGAGGTCCGGGCGGACCTCGCCGTCACCAACGGCCGGGGCTCGGTGACCTTCTCGGTGCGCAAGACCAGGCTCGGCCCTCTCTCCCTCTATGGCATGAGCATTCCCTTGGAGAGCGTCAGGGACATACGCGGGGCCGTGCGCATAAGGGGCGCCACGCTCGTGGTGGAGTCCATCTCCCTGGAGGGCCCGGACATCTACGCCCGGGTCTCCGGGAACATCCGGGGCTCCCGGGCGGACCTCACCCTGGAGGTCATGCCCGTGGGCGACAGGTTCTCAGACCCCCTGCTGGGGCAGCTCCTTGCCCGGTACAAAGTCGCCCCGGGCCACTACGTCATCCCCGTGAAGCAGTCCCTGCGCTTTTAG